In the Thermococcus sp. MAR1 genome, one interval contains:
- a CDS encoding UbiA family prenyltransferase, producing the protein MAPRWNLLAATFLLVFSVYGINKLTDIKEDEVNNPERVGYVKRVAKALKYAVVLSLVLAVLLSALTSPLAVLVVLFPIVAGALYSIRLFPGYPRLKDITGVKNLIIAVTWANGTAFLPYLVASGVALQKVALIYYFFFMKSLINTILFDVRDIEGDRINGIQTIPVKLGLENSRALLLLLNSTFIPWIVVAHSLGYFGKYLPALVFAILNGYAYILYFARKNYRPGKVLDIWVDGEWFYTLPLAMVM; encoded by the coding sequence GTGGCTCCCCGATGGAACCTTCTAGCGGCCACTTTCCTCCTCGTCTTCAGCGTCTACGGCATCAACAAACTAACCGACATCAAGGAGGACGAAGTCAATAACCCGGAGAGGGTCGGCTACGTGAAGAGAGTCGCCAAAGCCCTCAAGTATGCGGTGGTGTTGTCCCTCGTTCTGGCCGTTTTATTGAGCGCCCTCACGAGCCCGTTGGCTGTCCTGGTCGTCCTGTTCCCAATAGTTGCAGGCGCCCTCTACAGCATCAGGCTGTTCCCAGGTTATCCGAGGCTCAAGGACATCACGGGGGTCAAGAACCTGATAATAGCCGTCACCTGGGCGAACGGAACGGCGTTCCTCCCGTATCTGGTCGCCAGCGGGGTTGCACTCCAAAAAGTCGCCCTCATCTACTACTTCTTCTTCATGAAGAGTCTGATAAACACGATACTCTTCGACGTCAGGGACATCGAGGGGGACAGGATAAACGGCATACAGACGATCCCCGTGAAGCTGGGGCTGGAAAATAGCAGGGCACTGCTGCTACTACTGAACTCAACATTCATACCCTGGATTGTAGTGGCCCACAGCCTTGGATACTTTGGGAAGTACCTGCCTGCGCTGGTCTTTGCGATTCTAAACGGCTACGCCTACATCCTGTACTTCGCCCGGAAGAACTACAGGCCCGGCAAAGTTCTCGACATCTGGGTTGACGGGGAGTGGTTTTACACCCTACCCCTGGCAATGGTCATGTGA